From the Leptospira biflexa serovar Patoc strain 'Patoc 1 (Paris)' genome, one window contains:
- a CDS encoding glycerol-3-phosphate dehydrogenase/oxidase has product MNHLDERKQTLKQLESTQYDILILGGGATGSGTALDASLRGYKVALLEKADFSQGTSSRSTKLIHGGVRYLAQFHFKLIYEALSERKRLLINAPHLVKPLQFVLPTYVWWEKPFYSIGLTMYDLLAGKSIVPGHERISKATALDYFASLKKQNLKGGISYYDAQFNDARLNVTTVRAAKENGADVVSRIEVTNFLKDANGKIIGVTAKDAITKKVVSIKAKVVANTTGVWIDSLRKLDDPKAENVLAPSQGIHLVFDKEKLPCRTAMIIPKTADGRVVFVIPWEGKVLLGTTDTPIQKIDDEPLPLQSEVEFLLKTGNEYLDTKLTKADIESVFSGLRPLISTGDKKDTKSISREEAILVSDSGLVTMSGGKWSTFRKMAEDLTDKLISVGNLTSKMKCFTASFAFPGADGYSKHLVAKIQTMYDLPYETAVRLSDAYGGEVPLILGKKPKEIKKGSGYFAEEIKHFVKKEFALSLSDVMARRWRILFLDLNLAESLAMQTNNILAKELGWKETEKKSSLNELLKHIKDLKKTIA; this is encoded by the coding sequence ATGAACCATTTAGATGAAAGAAAACAAACACTGAAACAGTTAGAATCTACCCAATATGATATTTTGATTTTGGGTGGTGGTGCCACAGGTTCCGGCACGGCCCTCGATGCGAGCCTACGCGGGTACAAAGTAGCCCTTCTCGAAAAAGCGGACTTCTCGCAAGGGACTAGTTCACGTTCCACAAAACTCATCCATGGTGGGGTTCGTTACCTTGCCCAGTTCCATTTCAAATTGATTTATGAAGCTTTATCCGAAAGAAAGCGCCTTCTCATCAATGCTCCCCACCTCGTCAAACCTCTCCAATTTGTACTACCTACCTATGTTTGGTGGGAAAAACCATTTTATTCCATTGGTCTCACGATGTATGACCTACTCGCAGGAAAGTCCATCGTCCCTGGCCATGAAAGAATCTCGAAAGCAACTGCCCTTGATTATTTTGCCTCTTTAAAAAAACAAAACCTAAAGGGTGGGATATCCTATTATGATGCCCAGTTCAATGACGCAAGGCTCAATGTAACAACCGTTCGTGCCGCAAAAGAAAATGGTGCGGATGTGGTCTCGAGGATCGAAGTGACAAACTTTTTAAAAGATGCCAACGGTAAGATCATTGGTGTGACGGCTAAAGATGCCATCACCAAAAAAGTAGTTTCCATCAAAGCCAAAGTAGTCGCAAACACAACGGGGGTTTGGATTGATTCCCTACGCAAATTGGATGATCCCAAAGCAGAAAATGTCCTTGCTCCAAGCCAAGGCATCCACTTAGTCTTTGACAAAGAAAAATTACCATGCCGCACGGCGATGATCATTCCCAAAACGGCTGATGGCCGAGTGGTGTTTGTCATCCCTTGGGAAGGAAAAGTATTACTGGGAACTACCGATACTCCCATCCAAAAAATCGATGATGAACCCCTTCCCTTACAATCGGAAGTGGAATTTTTGTTAAAAACTGGAAATGAATATTTGGATACCAAATTAACCAAAGCAGACATCGAATCTGTGTTTAGCGGGTTACGACCACTCATCTCGACAGGTGACAAAAAAGATACAAAATCCATCTCAAGAGAAGAAGCCATCCTTGTCTCCGACTCAGGACTTGTGACGATGTCTGGTGGGAAATGGTCTACATTTCGGAAGATGGCAGAAGACCTAACCGACAAATTGATCTCTGTTGGTAACCTAACTTCTAAAATGAAATGTTTTACGGCAAGTTTTGCCTTCCCGGGAGCTGACGGTTATAGCAAACACTTAGTAGCCAAAATCCAAACTATGTATGACCTCCCATATGAAACAGCGGTTCGTTTGAGCGATGCTTATGGCGGAGAAGTTCCACTCATCCTTGGCAAAAAACCAAAGGAAATCAAAAAAGGCAGTGGTTACTTTGCAGAAGAGATCAAACATTTTGTGAAAAAGGAATTTGCACTTTCCCTTTCCGATGTAATGGCGAGACGGTGGAGGATCCTCTTTTTGGATTTAAACTTAGCAGAATCACTTGCAATGCAAACAAACAACATCCTTGCCAAAGAACTTGGCTGGAAGGAAACAGAGAAAAAATCGTCTCTAAACGAACTTCTAAAACACATTAAGGATTTAAAGAAAACAATCGCTTAA
- the tyrS gene encoding tyrosine--tRNA ligase, with product MKTEIELNQELETIRRGTVEIISEAELLEKIKSKPSLTIKAGFDPTAPDLHLGHFVLLRKLKHFQDLGHEVCFMLGDFTAMIGDPTGKSETRKRLSKEEVLENSKTYQSQVFKILDPQKIKILYNSHWCSELKFEDVLVLTSKYTVSRMLERDDFTKRHKAGTPISMIEFLYPLVQGYDSVAMKSDVELGGTDQKFNMLVGRDLQREYGQKPQAVITLPLLVGLDGVKKMSKSLGNYVGIIEKPIDMYGKIMSISDDLMWNYFELLTDLPLAEVETKKEGIRTKALHPKEVKTELALLIMDQLHPKEDNRKAVEEWTAIHNTKNRALPDEIPTETLDPSYFAEKPPLLVYVLSQLKFIPSVSEGRRLIQAGGLYLDEEKITDSSLALEPGKEYLIRQGKKGKFLKIKS from the coding sequence ATGAAAACTGAAATAGAATTGAACCAAGAATTAGAAACCATCCGCCGTGGCACAGTCGAGATCATCAGTGAAGCGGAACTGTTAGAAAAAATCAAATCCAAACCTTCCCTTACCATCAAGGCTGGTTTTGATCCCACAGCACCTGATTTGCACTTGGGCCATTTTGTCCTGCTTCGAAAATTAAAACACTTCCAAGACCTGGGGCATGAAGTCTGTTTTATGCTTGGTGATTTTACTGCCATGATCGGGGATCCAACGGGAAAGTCCGAAACAAGAAAACGTTTGTCCAAAGAAGAAGTTTTGGAAAATTCCAAAACCTACCAATCCCAAGTATTTAAAATCTTAGATCCTCAAAAAATCAAAATCCTCTATAACTCTCATTGGTGTTCCGAACTCAAATTTGAAGACGTCCTTGTCCTTACCTCCAAGTACACGGTTTCAAGGATGCTCGAAAGAGATGACTTTACGAAACGTCACAAAGCGGGAACTCCCATTTCGATGATTGAATTTTTATACCCCCTTGTACAAGGGTATGATTCCGTTGCCATGAAATCGGATGTCGAACTCGGAGGAACGGATCAAAAATTCAATATGTTAGTTGGCCGCGACTTACAGAGAGAATACGGTCAAAAGCCACAGGCTGTCATCACCTTACCACTGCTCGTGGGTCTTGATGGTGTGAAAAAAATGTCCAAGTCACTTGGCAACTATGTAGGGATCATTGAAAAACCCATCGATATGTATGGGAAAATCATGTCGATCTCGGATGATTTGATGTGGAATTATTTTGAACTTCTCACAGACCTCCCTTTGGCGGAAGTAGAAACAAAAAAAGAGGGAATTCGCACGAAGGCCCTCCATCCAAAAGAGGTGAAAACGGAATTGGCACTTCTCATCATGGACCAACTCCATCCCAAGGAAGACAATCGAAAAGCAGTGGAAGAGTGGACGGCCATCCACAATACCAAAAACCGAGCCTTACCGGATGAAATTCCAACTGAAACCCTAGACCCGTCGTATTTTGCAGAAAAACCGCCACTCCTTGTCTATGTTTTGTCCCAACTCAAGTTCATCCCGAGTGTTTCGGAGGGGAGACGGCTCATCCAGGCAGGGGGATTGTATTTGGACGAGGAGAAAATTACGGACTCGAGCCTCGCTCTGGAACCAGGGAAAGAATACCTCATCCGCCAAGGGAAGAAAGGTAAATTTTTAAAGATCAAATCCTAA